One Procambarus clarkii isolate CNS0578487 chromosome 15, FALCON_Pclarkii_2.0, whole genome shotgun sequence DNA segment encodes these proteins:
- the LOC138364859 gene encoding anti-sigma-I factor RsgI2-like produces MAIFLERQILSMATIPVPARAATSTPTMATIPVPARAATSTPTMATIPVPARAATSTPTMATIPVPARAATSTPTMATIPVPARAATSTPTMATIPVPARAATSTLTMATIPVPARAATSTPTMATIPVPARAATSTPTMATIPAPARAATSTLTMATIPVGVE; encoded by the coding sequence ATGGCGATATTTTTAGAGCGTCAGATTCTCTCCATGGCGACCATCCCAGTTCCCGCCAGGGCTGCCACCAGTACACCTACCATGGCGACCATCCCAGTTCCCGCCAGGGCTGCCACCAGTACACCTACCATGGCGACCATCCCAGTTCCCGCCAGGGCTGCCACCAGTACACCTACCATGGCGACCATCCCAGTTCCCGCCAGGGCTGCCACCAGTACACCTACCATGGCGACCATCCCAGTTCCCGCCAGGGCTGCCACCAGTACACCTACCATGGCGACCATCCCAGTTCCCGCCAGGGCTGCCACCAGTACACTTACCATGGCGACCATCCCAGTTCCCGCCAGGGCTGCCACCAGTACACCTACCATGGCGACCATCCCAGTTCCCGCCAGGGCTGCCACCAGTACACCTACCATGGCGACCATCCCAGCTCCCGCCAGGGCTGCCACCAGTACACTTACCATGGCGACCATCCCAGTTGGTGTTGAGTAA